A region of the Terriglobales bacterium genome:
GATGCTTATGTGCGCGAAGAAGGCATTTATCTATGTGGCGATTGCGCTCGCCGGACTGCTTACGACTGCGGGATGGTCACAGCAACAGCAGATATCTGGTCGTGAGCGTGGCCAGATACTAGATATGCTGCGTGACATCGCCGACGACGTTCGCAAACACTACTACGACCCGAAGTTCCATGGGGTGGACTGGGACGCAGCGGTCAAAGAAGCCAGGCAGAAGATTGATAAAGCGGAGACCATGAACCTGGCGCTTGCCGAGATCGCGGCAGCGCTGGATACCCTGCACGACTCCCACACCTTTTTTGTTCCTCCGCAGCGTCCTTACCGCCACGACTACGGCTGGCAGCCTCAAATGATCGGCGACCGCTGCTATGTTGTCCGTGTGCGTCCCAACAGCGACGCCGATGCCAAAGATGTAAGGCCCGGAGACGAGGTGCTGGCGATCAACGGCTATACCCCAATTCGGGACAATCTCTGGAAAATACAATATATGTTCAACATCCTACGCCCGCAGCCCGGGCTGCATCTGAATCTGCGCGACCCCAGGGGCGGCGAGAGTCAGGTTGATGTAGCGGCAAAAATCACGGAACTTGTGCATGTCAGGGATCTGACCGGCAACGGCATCTGGCCTCTTCTACGTGAGATAGAAAACGAAGAACATCTCATGCGAATCCGTTACGCCGAAGTGAGTGATGACCTGATGGTCCTGAAGTTTTCCAGCTTCTTCTTTTCCGAATCGGAATTGGACAACATCATTGGCAAAGCGCGTAAACATAAAGCGCTAATTTTGGATTTGCGCGGTAATCCCGGCGGCAGTGTGGATACACTTGCGTATCTGATCGGCCACATATTTGAAAATAATGTGAAGATCGCCGACCGGGTTGGGCGAGATACAAGGAAACCTCAGGTCGTCAAGGTCATTGGCCATAACCATTTCAGCGGCAAGCTGGTTGTGCTTGTGGATAGCCAGTCCGCCTCGGCGGCAGAGATTTTTGCGCGCCTGGTTCAGATTGAAAAACGGGGAGTAGTCCTTGGCGACCAAACTTCGGGCAGCGTCATGGAAGCCAAGGAATACAGTTACCAGATCGGTATGGGAACCGTTGTCTTCTTCGGCGCATCCATCACTGACGCCGATCTTATTATGACCGACGGCAAGAGCCTTGAGCATACAGGGGTAACACCAGATGAGATTGTTCTGCCCACTGCTGCTGATCTGGCAAATGAACGCGATCCAGTCCTGGCCCATGCCGCTGAGACGCTTGGAGTCCAACTCACGCCAGAACAAGCTGGAAAGATGTTCCCCTACGAGTGGCCCCAACAGTAGCAACATTTTCAGGAATCCAAACTAGTTTGCGATTATTGCGCCTTCAGGGAGTTTCGCGACTTGCCGCCAATGAATTAGAATCAATGATTCGTCACTACAGTTTTAGCTCTTAAACTTCTATGCAGCTCTGGTCACAACTGTTTATCCCTACACTGCGCGAGGCCCCGGCCGATGCCGAGGTCGCCAGCCACAAATACCTGTTGCGCGCGGGATACATCCGCCAGCTCGCCGCCGGAATTTATTCTTATTTGTTTCTCGGCCAGCGTTCGATCCTGAAGATCACCAACATCGTCCGCCAGGAGATGGACAAGATCGGGCAGGAGTTCTACCTGCCGGCGCTCAATCCCCGTGAAATATGGGAGGCCAGCGGGCGCTGGGCGGTCATGGGCGACAACATGTTTCGCCTCAAGGACCGCAAAGGGGCCGACCTGTGCCTGGGCATGACCCACGAAGAGGTCATGACCGATATCGCACGCAACGAGCTGCGCAGTTACCGGCAACTGCCGCAGGTCTGGTATCAGATCCAGACCAAGTTCCGCGACGAACCCCGTCCTAAATCGGGGCTGTTGCGCGTGCGCCAGTTCATCATGAAGGATTCGTATTCCTTCGACGTTGACGCCGCCGGGCTCGATCTCTCTTATAAAAAACACTATGACGTCTACCGCGCCATCTTCGACCGCTGCGGATTGAAATATTCCGTGGTTGAGGCCCACTCGGGCTCGATGGGCGGCTCGCAATCGCACGAGTTCATGATCACGACCGAAGCCGGCGAAGACCTGATTGCGACCTGCGAGAAATGTGATTATGCCGCCAACCTCGAGAAGGCAGCTTCCA
Encoded here:
- a CDS encoding S41 family peptidase, with amino-acid sequence MCAKKAFIYVAIALAGLLTTAGWSQQQQISGRERGQILDMLRDIADDVRKHYYDPKFHGVDWDAAVKEARQKIDKAETMNLALAEIAAALDTLHDSHTFFVPPQRPYRHDYGWQPQMIGDRCYVVRVRPNSDADAKDVRPGDEVLAINGYTPIRDNLWKIQYMFNILRPQPGLHLNLRDPRGGESQVDVAAKITELVHVRDLTGNGIWPLLREIENEEHLMRIRYAEVSDDLMVLKFSSFFFSESELDNIIGKARKHKALILDLRGNPGGSVDTLAYLIGHIFENNVKIADRVGRDTRKPQVVKVIGHNHFSGKLVVLVDSQSASAAEIFARLVQIEKRGVVLGDQTSGSVMEAKEYSYQIGMGTVVFFGASITDADLIMTDGKSLEHTGVTPDEIVLPTAADLANERDPVLAHAAETLGVQLTPEQAGKMFPYEWPQQ